GTAATATCTGAGAGCTTGTGCACCCTCACTTTTGTTGCAACCATACGCCTAACCAGCACGGGATTAACAGGTACTATTCCTCTGTGCTTGGGAAAACTCTCTTCTCTCACAGAACTGGATCTAACTTTTAATAGGTTGAGGGGAAACATTACGTTGCCTTCTTCTCTTACTGTTCTTTATTTAAGAGATAACGTTTTAGAAGGTGAAACTGTTCTTAGCACTATTTGTATGCTCAGCAATCTTAGAAAGGTTGATCTTACTGGCAATCAACTCAATGGAAATTTACCGTCCTGTCTGGGAAGGCTCTCTTCTCTAATAGAACTAGATTTATCTGGTAATGGCTTGAGTGGGAATATTCCATTGTCCTTTGGAAACTTGTCTTCTTCTCTGGCTATCCTTGGTTTAGCAGATAATGTTTTGGAAGGTGAAAATGTCCTCACTACTATTTGTATGCTCAGCAACCTTAATGAGGTATATCTTTTGTAACAACCGGCTGAATGGAAGCTTACCATCCTgtctcggtaatctctcttctcTAAGAAGCCTAAATGTTCTTGGAAATCACTTGAGTGGTAATATTCCATGTTCTTTAGGCAAGATTTCCTCACTGAACTATTTTATAGTTTCTAATAATTCTTTATCTGGTTCTATCCCAGATTCCTTGGGGAATCTTTCTTTGCTGGAATTCTTAGATCTATCTGACAACCAACTGAATGGAACCCTTCCCTCCTCATTTTCAAGGCTCTCCTCCCTTGTGACGCTCAGTGTTGATGGTAATGCATTCAACCAGAGTGTTGCTTCCTCAGCACTACCCTCTTCACTTAAACATCTTCTTCTCTCACTAGACGGCCAACAGACAATTTCAGAGGATTTCTTTCACAACGTTAGCAAATTGAAAATTCTGGCCTTGTCAAAATGTGTTCTTAATACCAGCACCACTTGGATTCCCTCATTCCAGTTAACTTTCTTATTTTTGACATCCTGCAAGGTGGATGGTGTAATTCCATTATGGATTTCAACTCAGTTTTCACTTGAAAACCTGGAATTAGCTGACAACAATCTTACTGGAGAAATCCTTCATGGCTACTGGATATGCGTCTTCTCTACATCAATCTTACAGCAAATAATCTTCAAGGTCGCCTTTTGCTAAATGCTTCAGCTTGGAATCAATTGGAGGTCTTGGATGTGTCTAGAAATGCATTTTGTGGTCAGATACCATCAATTTGGCCTCCTAATGTACAAGTATTGCTCCTCAATGACAATTTGCTGACAGGATATATTCCTCCACTTTTACAAGGTATCTCTTCACTGGAAATTGTAAATTTGGCAAATAACTATTTGATTGGAACCATTCCTCCAAGCTTAGCCAATTGTTCCAAGcttggaaatttgaatttgggggatAATTATTTGAGGGGAATCATTCCGTATGAGTTGGGTAAGCTAACTGAACTGAAAGTACTCGTGTTAAAGAATAACCTGTTGAGTGGAAAATTCCCTTTCTCCATATCAAATTGCAAAGAATTATATTTTTTAGATGTCGGCCGAAACTTCTTGGAAGGTCACATTCCAAAGTCAATAGGAAACTTATTAGAACTGAAGGTGTTAGCAATGAGGAAAAATGATTTTGTAGGTAGTATCCCTGCAGAAATTGGGCAGCTGAAGAATCTACAAATCCTGGACCTTTCTTCAAATCAACTCTCAGGTTTTGTGCCCCACAACATTTTTAGTTTGCAAGCAATGTTGTCAGAAAAAACATCAGGAATTTTCCGTCATCTATACCCACATTAACATACATGTATAAGAATGGATTGATTATGAATTCCAAAGGCAGAGATGAGCACTACACATATATTTTTCCCACGATGGTGGCTATGGATCTCTCAGAAAATCAATTGAATGGGAATCTTCCTTTTGATTTAGGAAAATTGAAGCTACTCAACCTTTCAATGAACAATTTTAATGGTGCTATTCCAAATAGTATTGTACAATTGATTTGGCTGGAATCATTAGATCTTTCTACAAACCATTTTTGTGGACAAATTCCTTCAGATCTAGGTTTTTTGAGTTATATTTGGGAGCCCTTAACTTTTCCAACAACCACCTCTCAGGGCTGATACCACAAGCAGGACATATGGCAACATTTCTTGAATCATCATTTTCAGGCAATCCAAATCTACGGGGGTGTCCACTTCCAAAGAAATGTTCTTGGCCAGAATTTTCTCATAGTCCTCCCATTTCTACACCCATTAATGAAAAAGAGGAGAGTGAGGAAAGTGTGGGGTATGATATTGGAATGGGACTTTCATATGTAACAGGTTTTACAATAGTGTTGGCATTGATTGTGTTGATAAAGAAGTGGGGACAAAAATACTTTCAAGGAGTTGATTTGGTTTTGAAATTTATTTTCCCATGGTTCCGCAAGTTGACATTATAAAAGTTTGTTTCCTTTTCTAAGCTGATTcgatataaatatattatattttttgtcagttcatttaatttatcatttatttttcaaaattattatttttttgacaagtctgaaatgctaatgaattcattgcattcaaattcTTTTATTAGTTTGGTCAACAAATGCATAgaatcaaaaaaattcaataacaATCTTAGAGACTACGtttaattttctattttgaatAACTAGATAAACATATCATTTGTTTTTCTATTGGTTCATGCTGGAAATAGTGAGTGCAAaagtcattttttatttgaatacatGTCCAAATACATTTATTTGTTCAATCAAATTTGGACTCTTTGAATGATTTGAATGATATGAACACTGTTACTACATCATATAAAATAACAATAGAGTTcatatgaaaataaattttaactttgaCATTATTCAATCTATTTATTAAGATAGccacatttaaaatttaatatttacttTTAGTCTACAATACAACTCCCCCATAACAAAAtataagaaaattgaaaaatttctaACCTCACACCTCAAAGCAAATATAACTCTCAACCATAATCAGATGAATGCTTGATAATTTCTGTCAACCCTACAATGATCCCTAACACTCCCTTTAAATATTGCCCAAATTCTTATCACATTAACTTGAATGCCAAGTAAGACATGGCAATTGCCAATGTTAGTTCACAACAATGATATATAATATTGAAAATTCTGAACACTTAAACAGTAGAGGGTAAAAATTAAAATGACTAGGGAAATATTGACCCCATTAATGATGGGCAGGGAACTAGATCTCACAGTCATACCTAAATATGATCCTCATTTGCCAAACTAGATTATACCCACCAATGCTAGTAAACAACAActtgatataattttaaaaattctaatttgcaaGTGGCTTCTTATTGGTTAGTCTATGGTAGGGACTTGGTATTATCTTTACCATTCTCACTTCTGATGATGAGGGCAGTTTTCTTTAGCTACTTTGCAAGCATATATGTTGCAGATGGTTATGCTGTTGGTTGGAAACTTCTCTTTAGTCACACATTTTTCTCTCTTATATGCGATTTTATCAAGATTATGACTGTCTTCATACTTAGAATTGGCAAAATTCAAACCCTTTGTATCTCTCTTCCTCATTTTATTCATTGTTAAGGAAACAGAGAAAAAAAATAATATGTACCTTGTAGTGCTGGCCAAACGAAGATTGATAGATATCTTGTTTCCTTGTGAATAAAAACTTAAAATGTATGATAGATATGAAGAAAAATTTAAGATCGTTGGTTTTAATGTAAGAAAAGTGTATATAGggatagatatgtatgtatgtatgtgtgaaaAGCGTATAATGGATAGATATTTATGTGTGTGGTTTATATATGTATAATGtattcatattattttattttttatatagagTAATAAGTTTTAATGCAAGAAATGTCTTTATAAAGTTAAATTCTTATTTTTCTGTTTATACATATGTATCTATGATTTCTTGCATTGAATAAGATTAAAGTTGTTTAGATTTTTGGTTTTGTTTCTAAAATTTCTATATTGTGACTCACTAATGTATGCAATATCTATGTCATAAATTTGAATATTGAGGCAAAATCAACTAATATTAAATTTTCCTCTCCTAACCAATCAACGTTTTCTGAATATTGAGACAAAATCAACTAATATCAAATTTTCCTCTCCTAACCAATCAATGTTTAttcctaatttttttttgtttcaatgaaCAATTCATACACTATTAGTGATGATGCATTTTTTTTAATTACGTCTGTTAaggtgtagtttttttttttttgttttcattttttaccTTCTACTAGATCCTTTATGTATTTATAGTCTATGATGTTTGTCTTCTGATTTAAATATAGTCCAATTTACATTACTTTGTAAGCAAAGCATATAATACTGTTTGAAACAATTGGAATTCTTCAAATAGTAGTATCAACCATTTTTGAAGTCACTTGttttcaaatcttttgaagaataaGCTTGCCACCTAGTATATATTATCCAAATGTACTCACTATTGATGATACAAGTACACAGATTGATATGTTCTTTGTATAACATTTTGTACGTCATCAATAGCCAAATCAAATGTAACAATGTTTGTAGTTAATACATGAGTAATAATAGCCATATCTGGAGTACTTATATCATACTTGGTATTGTTTGCCTTGTTTGTGTCAATATTTAGAGGTACAAAGCCAAGATATTCCAATAATGGGCAAGCATATTGGTTTTCAATTTTAATAGGAAAAATTCCTATATTAAAGTTCATCATATAAATTCTATTAATTTTGGTGGTGTTGGGCGAGTGTACGATCATGGGGGCCAAAATGTGGCAATgggaaaaaaatgcattttttacttTGTTAAACACGTCAAATTCCACTTTGACTTTTTTTATAGGTCAGACAAAATCTAAATTTGGTTTGTAATTACCAAACTGAAATGGATATCTGTTAGTAACCGATATCAGTTATTAACAAATATTCATTTCCTAACATCATCGTTGTGATATCATGTTTTCAAAAATGGAGAGCCGTTTGAAATAGATTTAGGTTttggaaaacaaaacaaatatcCATTTGAAAGGGATATctattttgaaaaacaaaatgattTTGTTTAGCCTAAAAAGAatactttagtaaaatgggcataaattttgcgtttttttatcaatttttttattttttataggcattggaaaggtaatttagAGACCTACAAAATAGATACAATAATTTTATTAGAATACACTCCAATAAATtgattataatcatttgaagttactCCTTCATTTTTAAACTTTAAATAGTTACAACTTTTctatataaagttttttttttcaaattttttgctcCCAAAAGAATTGGAGCATTAAAAAGGTACTAATTaatgaaaaatttaaatattatgtaCTAGTGAAActaactttttttttaataaatcatcataaaaggtTTCTTTGTTGTCTTTGATCCTATGCACACCTTTTCCAAGTTGACCTAGTAGGACAAAAtgtctctctatatctctccccccctctctctatttACTTAGCTATGTATTTCTCTCATCCCCTCTCCTTTTATCTCCCTTTCATTCCATCTCTCTCCCTAAGTTACCTTACTCTacttctatctatatctctcctctCTCTGTCTTTCTTCTCTACCTATCTCACTctttttctcatcccatctagatctttcccaagttatatctATGCTTAAATATATCtcactctttctatccctatccCTCTCCTACTCTATCCCCACGACCCCGTGATGACTCCCTATTTATATACCTCTATACTAATATGGCACAATGCAAATTTGACATGTGGAGGCAAGTGGACCAATCAAATGTTTCAACATGGACCGATTAGAAGATGCCGCGTGGACCATTTAAAAATTAACACATGGTAAGTCAATTTACAAGCATAATAAGTGGAATTCAAACTCAAAACCTGTTCACAACAATTAAATTATCATACCATTATGCCATGTGCTTTACACATGAATGGATAAGAATCAAATAATATTTAAAACAAGATAAAAGATGATGCTACATTTAATGGAAAAGTACATTTTGTTGGATTTGATCCCAAGATCCGCCCCACTAAATTCTCACACCTTAACCAATGTGCCATGCATTTAAATGTGGCCATTAATAGGAGTAGATTTTATTTACATACAACCCAGTGTTGTGAtgggacctaaaattatgtcttgcaaaatttggtcGTTCTGGTTTTATTTTGCCCTCTGTCAAGTTATCAAGGCTTAGGGCTTTAGGG
This genomic stretch from Cryptomeria japonica chromosome 8, Sugi_1.0, whole genome shotgun sequence harbors:
- the LOC131032402 gene encoding LRR receptor-like serine/threonine-protein kinase ERL1; this encodes MKVVEREREALIIFKHALNYSSDFYTNLSSWEKERDCCVWDGISCHNTTHHVVSVEIYGGLEIQGGVISESLCTLTFVATIRLTSTGLTGTIPLCLGKLSSLTELDLTFNRLRGNITLPSSLTVLYLRDNVLEGETVLSTICMLSNLRKVDLTGNQLNGNLPSCLGRLSSLIELDLSGNGLSGNIPLSFGNLSSSLAILGLADNVLEGENVLTTICMLSNLNEIPWGIFLCWNS
- the LOC131857911 gene encoding LRR receptor-like serine/threonine-protein kinase ERECTA, producing MRLLYINLTANNLQGRLLLNASAWNQLEVLDVSRNAFCGQIPSIWPPNVQVLLLNDNLLTGYIPPLLQGISSLEIVNLANNYLIGTIPPSLANCSKLGNLNLGDNYLRGIIPYELGKLTELKVLVLKNNLLSGKFPFSISNCKELYFLDVGRNFLEGHIPKSIGNLLELKVLAMRKNDFVGSIPAEIGQLKNLQILDLSSNQLSGFVPHNIFSLQAMLSEKTSGIFRHLYPH